GGCAAGACCATTCCCGACGGCATTGCCGAAGTCCGCGAAGCCATCGATTTCTGTCGTTACTACGCACAGTGCGCGCGCCGCGAATTTGCCCCGAAAACCCTGCCCGGCCCGACCGGCGAGTCCAACCAGCTGTTCCTGCACGGCCGCGGCATCTTCGTCTGCATCAGCCCATGGAACTTCCCGCTGGCGATCTTTGCGGGGCAAGTGGCCGCAGCCCTGGTGGCCGGCAACACCGTGATCGCCAAGCCGGCCGAGCAGACCAATCTGGTCGCCCATCGCGCTACCCAGCTGCTGCACGAAGCCGGCATTCCGACCGAAGTGCTGCAGTTGCTGCCCGGCGATGGCGCCACCGTGGGTGCCCGCCTGACCGCCGATCCGCGTGTCGCCGGCGTCGCCTTCACCGGCTCGACCGAAACCGCGCGGCTGATCAACCGGGCGCTGGCCGGACGCGATGCCGCCATCGCCACGCTGATTGCCGAGACCGGCGGCCAGAACGCGCTGATTGCGGATTCCTCGGCGCTGCCGGAGCAACTGGTCAAGGACGCCATTTCCGGCGCCTTTGGCTCGGCCGGCCAGCGCTGTTCCGCCACCCGCATCCTGTTCCTGCAGGAAGACGTGGCCGAGCGCACGCTGAAACTGCTGGCGGGTGCAATGGATGAACTCCAGCTCGGCGATCCGGGTCTGCTGTCCACCGACATCGGTCCGGTCATCGATGAGGACGCCCGCAAGATCCTGCTCGACCACGCCGAACGCATGAAGACCGAAGGCAAGCTGATCAAGAGGCTGGAGCTGGGCGAGGCCCACGCCCATGGCTGCTACTTTGCCCCACATGCCTTCGAGATCGATTCCCTCAAGCGCCTGCCGCGCGAGATCTTCGGCCCGGTGCTGCACGTGATCCGCTACAAGTCGCGCGATCTGGACCGCATCCTCGACGAGATCAACGCGACCGGCTACGGCCTGACCCTGGGCATCCACAGCCGCATCGACGGCACCGTCGAGCAGATCCAGCAGAAGATCCGGGCCGGCAATTGCTACGTCAACCGCAACATGATCGGCGCCGTGGTCGGCGTGCAGCCCTTCGGCGGCGAAGGCCTGTCCGGCACCGGCCCCAAGGCCGGCGGCCCGCACTATCTGCACCGCTTCACCACCGAGCGCACGCTGACCATCAACACCGCAGCCGTGGGCGGCAACGCCACGCTGCTGGCGCAGGCGGAATAGGTCAGGAGCGGGAAAAAGGAAAAGGGGAAAAGGAAAAGGGAAGAGCTGGCTCCGGCGCAAACTGGTGGCTGCGTCGCTTTTCCGGTGGGAGCGGGCTCTGCCCGCGATCGCTTTCCCGTGAAACCGCAGCTCAACTCTGGAAGACGGGAAAGTGAGCGCGGGAAATCGTAGGTCACGTTGCTCGCGCGACTACGTGACATGGCGACGCGAGGCTACCCGATCAAAGCGACTATCGCTGGTCTTGCCGCTTCACCGCGTCACGTTGGCCGTTGCGCGGCCAACGTGACCTACGGAGGCTTCGTTGCCGCAGCATCAGGTACCGATCACCGCGGCCTAGCTCCCAGGCACGCTCTTGCTGCCCCGCTGCAGTTCCCGCCTCAATCCGGCCGAAGCACATCCACGGCAAACTCGGCCTCGTAGGGCGGCACGCTGCATTCCACGACGTCCCCAGGCGCAATCTGCAGGCGCACGCCGATGACGTCGGCAATGACCGGCACCCGGGCCACGCAGCGGTCAGCCAGCACCGCCGAACGGATGGTGCTGGCGCCCTCGGCACGCAGGAATTCGAGCACCCGGAACAGCGAATAGCCCTGGTAGAGCACATCGTCGATCACCAGCACCTGACGATCCCTGACGCTAGGTGAGCCGGCTTCTGGCGCGTCCAGGCGGGTTTCCGGATGCAACAGGCGCAGATCATCGGAATAGCGTTTGACCTTGAGATCCAGTCGTTCCACCTGGAATCCCGGGTTCAGCGCGGCGATCGCCGCCACCAGCCGATCCGCCAGTGGTGCACCACGACGCAACACACCCACGACCACCGTCGGCTGCTCCGGATCCAGCAGCATCAGTGTCTGCCGCGCCATGCGCGTCATCACGGCCTCCAGGTCGGCGGCGTTGTAAAGGCGGAAACGCTGTCCGGCGACTTCGGTCATGGGTTACTCGGGGGCAGGTGCGGGAGCCTGGATGATAAGGGCTTGGGTCTGATTGTCGGTTGTCGGTTGTCGGTTGATACATCCCAGGTCTGCCGCCGTAACTGTGGGAGCGGCTTCAGCCGCGACGGCTCTAGACGCGCCCACCGCGTTGGCAACGGCGGATCGCGGCTGAAGCCGCTCCCACAGGCGAAGCA
The nucleotide sequence above comes from Rhodanobacteraceae bacterium. Encoded proteins:
- a CDS encoding phosphoribosyltransferase yields the protein MTEVAGQRFRLYNAADLEAVMTRMARQTLMLLDPEQPTVVVGVLRRGAPLADRLVAAIAALNPGFQVERLDLKVKRYSDDLRLLHPETRLDAPEAGSPSVRDRQVLVIDDVLYQGYSLFRVLEFLRAEGASTIRSAVLADRCVARVPVIADVIGVRLQIAPGDVVECSVPPYEAEFAVDVLRPD